In Deinococcus sonorensis KR-87, a single window of DNA contains:
- a CDS encoding carboxypeptidase-like regulatory domain-containing protein: MNFKHTTVTALLSLAFGPLAQALPAALPRTISGTITAAGGHSVKDTVVIACPKGDCDSDAVKGAVIDRDGAKVNFTIQDLGDGPYAIYAVQDNDGDEEVGAGDWVDRNLLTQTPAALTQVGAANVKLELLEVRPAGDTSGRTPPAATPAPSQQRGYITGRAVNEQGVALPGVEVVADNTMAYDSNEIAVTDAQGHYRIDVRNAPFTFNVTATKTLQYQGAAIRVDLMPDTPEIVPGGVGGVRNFTFKPKPPTQADPYGSLGCVFVEREAGHFEVDPAQVTLTLTPVGTLADGTTGHVRTTRLVMSGSGWVAANVMWGTYTVTASMNGQPLEVRRRIGGMETYEWGASYTGGFTRDYNAIRPNMYLELRTPRP; this comes from the coding sequence ATGAACTTCAAGCACACGACTGTGACCGCCCTGCTCAGCCTCGCCTTCGGGCCGCTGGCCCAGGCGCTGCCCGCCGCCCTGCCCCGCACCATCAGTGGAACCATCACGGCGGCCGGCGGCCACTCCGTGAAGGACACGGTGGTGATCGCCTGCCCGAAGGGGGACTGTGACTCGGACGCCGTGAAGGGCGCGGTGATCGACCGTGACGGCGCGAAGGTGAACTTCACCATCCAAGACCTCGGGGACGGACCGTACGCCATCTACGCCGTGCAGGACAATGACGGCGACGAGGAGGTGGGCGCCGGGGACTGGGTGGACCGCAACCTGCTGACGCAGACCCCGGCAGCGCTCACCCAGGTCGGGGCTGCGAACGTGAAGCTCGAACTTCTGGAAGTGCGGCCGGCCGGGGACACCTCCGGCCGCACCCCGCCTGCGGCGACCCCAGCCCCGAGCCAGCAGCGCGGTTACATCACGGGGCGTGCGGTGAACGAGCAGGGGGTGGCGCTGCCCGGGGTGGAGGTTGTCGCGGACAACACCATGGCCTACGACAGCAACGAGATCGCGGTCACCGACGCCCAGGGCCACTACCGCATCGATGTCCGCAACGCGCCCTTCACCTTCAACGTCACCGCCACCAAGACCCTGCAGTACCAGGGAGCCGCCATCCGGGTCGACCTGATGCCCGACACGCCCGAGATCGTCCCGGGCGGGGTGGGGGGGGTCCGCAACTTCACCTTCAAGCCGAAACCGCCCACCCAGGCCGATCCCTACGGCAGCCTCGGGTGCGTGTTCGTGGAGCGCGAAGCGGGTCACTTTGAGGTGGACCCCGCGCAGGTCACCCTGACCCTCACGCCGGTCGGCACTCTGGCCGACGGCACCACCGGGCACGTGCGGACCACCCGGCTGGTGATGAGCGGCTCCGGCTGGGTGGCGGCCAACGTGATGTGGGGTACCTATACGGTCACGGCCAGCATGAACGGTCAGCCGCTCGAGGTGCGCCGGCGGATCGGTGGCATGGAGACCTACGAGTGGGGCGCCAGCTACACCGGCGGCTTCACCCGCGACTACAACGCCATCCGCCCCAACATGTACCTCGAACTTCGCACCCCCAGACCCTGA
- a CDS encoding carboxypeptidase-like regulatory domain-containing protein has translation MNIPLTNRSLVAALLLSVALSACTEPTTRPVPDPTPPSGSVPGTTQGYITGRAVNEQGVALPGVEVVADNTMAYDSNEIAVTDAQGHYRIDVRNAPFTFNVTATKTLQYQGAAIRVDLMPDTPEIVPGGVGGVRNFTFKPKPPTQADPYGSLGCVFVEREAGHFEVDPAQVTLTLTPVGTLADGTTGHVRTTRLVMSGSGWVAANVMWGTYTVTASMNGQPLEVRRRIGGMETYEWGASYTGGFTRDYNAIRPNMYLELRTPRP, from the coding sequence ATGAACATCCCCTTGACGAACCGGTCGCTGGTCGCCGCACTGCTGCTGTCGGTGGCGCTCAGCGCCTGCACCGAACCCACCACAAGGCCGGTGCCCGACCCGACCCCACCCTCAGGCTCGGTGCCGGGAACCACCCAGGGTTACATCACGGGGCGTGCGGTGAACGAGCAGGGGGTGGCGCTGCCCGGGGTGGAGGTTGTCGCGGACAACACCATGGCCTACGACAGCAACGAGATCGCGGTCACCGACGCCCAGGGCCACTACCGCATCGATGTCCGCAACGCGCCCTTCACCTTCAACGTCACCGCCACCAAGACCCTGCAGTACCAGGGAGCCGCCATCCGGGTCGACCTGATGCCCGACACGCCCGAGATCGTCCCGGGCGGGGTGGGGGGGGTCCGCAACTTCACCTTCAAGCCGAAACCGCCCACCCAGGCCGATCCCTACGGCAGCCTCGGGTGCGTGTTCGTGGAGCGCGAAGCGGGTCACTTTGAGGTGGACCCCGCGCAGGTCACCCTGACCCTCACGCCGGTCGGCACTCTGGCCGACGGCACCACCGGGCACGTGCGGACCACCCGGCTGGTGATGAGCGGCTCCGGCTGGGTGGCGGCCAACGTGATGTGGGGTACCTATACGGTCACGGCCAGCATGAACGGTCAGCCGCTCGAGGTGCGCCGGCGGATCGGTGGCATGGAGACCTACGAGTGGGGCGCCAGCTACACCGGCGGCTTCACCCGCGACTACAACGCCATCCGCCCCAACATGTACCTCGAACTTCGCACCCCCAGACCCTGA
- a CDS encoding tetratricopeptide repeat protein has product MTRTLCRVSVALSVCLLASGAWAGGMWRAWSDQTQLPTLAEHRTELASTRPQACMPAVRDPRTPGLAPGGGMDLDQVIRQLEETLSRMKPGDPGRDALQQSLASFRELRARQGSGGPPLPVGTARGAMTLRTALTRAEHVLGPDARKAPGGAGGADIAAALAAGRPRAALALLLAAQRAAPKNPWILVNLAGVLSLTGLPREAIAVLDAADQLGGALPAPAGVPGRAVALSNRGHAFLGLGRWKEAETPLRAALKLAPDFSEARANLSQALLCQGNLDGAVRELRLAMRRTLDAQASPAFPVRESVPNRHGAGLMSAALAPTRRPASDLFDLSRGEAYHLPQLKLPSTREEGAALYEQYVALERAGSAEVNALLDRVGDARLKATPDAGERRWAALVYAATANAHFEPQIWPVYKAAYDAHYAYTEAYPRFARQLNEAVSRIDAPSCAAHVAQLDQAVGTFFSQLRPFVTGQAQAMARYASVMVRHQTALAANLTDPNDRAASRMFAEAGAKGIYYGMVVGAAREMASVAHDHAITCGTVAGPRASLDAPDLPELAGDPCGGVPTGSKLKSKVPSNAFNVNGYGLSFGLSCEKIDIELSASVIIGLYAAASVDWKGTGTVFFGIKADAKVPKGLSLGGIHKSGASAKESVYIKFSKDGIQDAGLRMEGKVSVGIGTDAAAYVWDVKTKQWEAKFEQEFGVAAAVAYWTGR; this is encoded by the coding sequence ATGACCAGAACCCTTTGCCGTGTCAGTGTGGCCCTCAGCGTGTGTCTGCTCGCCTCCGGTGCGTGGGCGGGCGGGATGTGGCGCGCCTGGAGCGATCAGACCCAGCTGCCCACCCTCGCCGAGCACCGGACCGAGCTCGCCAGCACCCGGCCCCAGGCCTGCATGCCAGCGGTGCGCGACCCCCGGACGCCCGGACTCGCGCCGGGAGGGGGGATGGACCTCGATCAGGTGATCCGGCAACTTGAGGAGACGCTCTCCCGGATGAAGCCCGGCGATCCCGGCCGCGACGCGCTGCAGCAGTCGCTCGCGAGTTTTCGCGAACTCCGCGCCCGGCAGGGCAGCGGAGGACCGCCGCTGCCGGTGGGGACGGCCCGGGGCGCCATGACCCTGCGCACCGCCCTCACCCGCGCGGAACATGTTCTGGGACCGGACGCGCGCAAGGCCCCCGGCGGCGCCGGGGGGGCGGACATCGCGGCGGCGCTGGCGGCGGGCCGGCCCAGGGCGGCCCTCGCGCTGCTGCTCGCCGCTCAGCGGGCCGCGCCGAAGAACCCCTGGATCCTGGTGAACCTGGCGGGCGTGCTGAGCCTGACCGGCCTGCCGCGGGAAGCCATTGCCGTGCTCGATGCTGCCGATCAGCTGGGCGGCGCCCTGCCGGCGCCTGCGGGCGTGCCGGGCCGCGCCGTGGCGCTCTCCAACCGCGGGCATGCCTTCCTGGGCCTGGGCCGCTGGAAGGAGGCCGAGACGCCGCTGCGCGCCGCGCTGAAGCTCGCCCCTGACTTCTCCGAGGCGCGCGCGAACCTCTCGCAGGCGCTGCTGTGTCAGGGCAACCTGGACGGCGCGGTGCGCGAGCTGCGCCTCGCCATGCGCCGGACGCTGGACGCTCAGGCCAGCCCAGCGTTTCCGGTCCGGGAGAGTGTGCCCAATCGTCACGGGGCCGGGTTGATGAGCGCGGCGCTGGCGCCCACCCGGCGCCCGGCCAGCGACCTGTTCGACCTGTCACGCGGGGAGGCGTACCACCTGCCGCAGCTGAAGCTGCCGTCCACCCGCGAGGAGGGCGCCGCGCTTTACGAGCAGTACGTGGCGCTGGAACGGGCAGGAAGCGCGGAAGTGAACGCGCTGCTTGACCGGGTTGGGGACGCCCGGCTCAAGGCCACCCCGGACGCTGGGGAGCGCCGTTGGGCGGCGCTGGTGTACGCGGCCACAGCCAACGCCCACTTCGAGCCGCAGATCTGGCCGGTGTACAAGGCCGCGTACGACGCCCACTACGCCTATACGGAAGCCTATCCCCGGTTTGCCCGGCAGCTCAACGAGGCGGTCAGCCGCATCGACGCGCCCAGCTGCGCGGCCCACGTCGCGCAGCTGGACCAGGCGGTCGGCACCTTCTTCAGCCAACTGCGTCCCTTTGTCACCGGGCAGGCGCAGGCGATGGCCCGCTACGCGTCGGTGATGGTGCGGCATCAGACCGCGCTGGCCGCCAATCTGACCGACCCGAATGACCGCGCTGCCAGCCGGATGTTCGCTGAGGCCGGTGCCAAGGGCATCTACTACGGCATGGTGGTCGGTGCCGCGCGCGAGATGGCCAGCGTCGCGCACGATCACGCCATCACCTGCGGCACCGTGGCCGGTCCCCGGGCGAGCCTCGACGCGCCTGACCTCCCGGAACTCGCAGGCGACCCCTGCGGTGGGGTGCCCACCGGGTCCAAGCTGAAATCGAAGGTGCCGTCCAACGCCTTCAACGTCAACGGGTATGGGCTGAGCTTCGGCCTGAGCTGCGAGAAGATCGACATCGAGCTGTCGGCGAGCGTCATCATCGGCCTGTACGCCGCCGCGAGCGTGGACTGGAAGGGCACGGGCACCGTGTTCTTCGGAATCAAAGCCGACGCCAAGGTGCCGAAGGGCCTGTCGTTGGGCGGCATCCACAAGTCGGGCGCGAGCGCAAAAGAGAGCGTCTACATCAAGTTCAGCAAGGACGGCATCCAGGACGCGGGCTTGCGCATGGAAGGCAAGGTGTCGGTCGGCATCGGCACCGACGCGGCCGCGTATGTCTGGGACGTGAAGACCAAGCAGTGGGAGGCGAAATTCGAGCAGGAGTTCGGCGTGGCGGCGGCTGTCGCGTACTGGACCGGCCGGTAG
- a CDS encoding MBL fold metallo-hydrolase has protein sequence MSAGPVAIEELQYPDVDARIRIFQAGDEVTTFAVMTQRFAMLIDTMATPALMRQVLGRVQPALDGRPVLVINTHADWDHVYGNRVFAPDGDHPALIIGHALTGDRLRSPAARERLEAQQAEDNRFAEVTLVPPDLVFTDTLTLHGGDLTLELVPTPGHTPDHCSVWIPELGTLLAGDAAEFPFPSVRGGATLAQVRASLQHLQSFHATVVLPCHGGTTGPELLEQNLAYFRRLRAELASEPGFADRAALTELALPPGLTYRAVLQDLGTTPERVPAFYRGFHLEAVQATLEELRSEGREDG, from the coding sequence ATGAGCGCAGGTCCAGTCGCCATCGAGGAACTTCAGTACCCGGACGTCGACGCCCGGATCCGGATCTTTCAGGCCGGGGACGAGGTCACCACCTTCGCGGTGATGACCCAGCGGTTTGCCATGTTGATCGACACCATGGCCACCCCGGCCCTGATGAGGCAGGTGCTCGGGCGGGTCCAGCCGGCGCTGGACGGGCGACCGGTGCTGGTGATCAACACCCACGCCGACTGGGATCACGTGTACGGCAACCGGGTGTTCGCTCCGGACGGCGACCACCCGGCGTTGATCATCGGCCACGCGCTGACCGGTGATCGCCTGCGCTCCCCCGCCGCCCGCGAGCGCCTGGAGGCGCAACAGGCCGAGGACAACCGGTTCGCGGAGGTCACTCTGGTCCCGCCCGATCTGGTCTTCACGGACACGTTGACGCTGCACGGCGGTGACCTGACCCTGGAGCTCGTGCCCACCCCCGGGCACACCCCGGATCACTGCTCCGTCTGGATTCCGGAACTGGGCACGCTGCTGGCAGGCGACGCGGCGGAGTTTCCATTTCCGAGCGTGCGGGGCGGGGCGACGTTGGCGCAGGTCCGGGCTTCGTTGCAGCACCTGCAATCCTTTCACGCCACGGTGGTGCTGCCCTGCCACGGGGGGACCACCGGACCGGAGTTGCTGGAGCAAAACCTGGCGTATTTCCGTCGGCTCAGGGCGGAGCTGGCGTCGGAGCCGGGCTTCGCCGACCGGGCGGCACTCACCGAACTGGCCCTGCCGCCGGGCCTGACGTACCGGGCGGTGCTGCAGGACCTGGGGACGACACCTGAGCGTGTCCCCGCTTTTTACAGAGGATTCCACCTGGAAGCGGTGCAGGCCACGCTGGAGGAACTGCGCAGCGAGGGTCGCGAGGACGGGTGA
- a CDS encoding SDR family oxidoreductase, with protein sequence MTTRDIALVTGGNRGIGREICRQLALQGLHVLLAARDEAQGAQAAEGIVRAGGTVTAVPLDVRDEASIQALAERVQREFGRLDVLVNNAAVLLHEGGNALTIPPAVYWESLETNFMGPLRLCQAFVPGMRERGSGRVVNVSSGAGQLSSMGGYAPAYSASKAALNALTRLVAHAGGPGVLVNSMDPGWVRTDMGGQGAPRSAGQGADTAVWLATLPPGGPTGGFFRDRQRVPW encoded by the coding sequence ATGACGACCCGAGATATTGCCCTCGTGACCGGCGGGAACCGCGGCATTGGCCGGGAAATCTGCCGGCAGCTCGCCCTTCAGGGGTTGCATGTCCTGCTTGCCGCGAGAGATGAGGCCCAGGGGGCGCAGGCCGCGGAGGGCATCGTGCGGGCCGGGGGGACCGTCACGGCCGTCCCCCTCGACGTGCGGGACGAAGCGAGCATCCAGGCGCTCGCCGAGCGGGTGCAGCGTGAGTTCGGGCGCCTCGACGTCCTGGTGAACAACGCCGCGGTGTTGCTGCATGAGGGCGGGAACGCCCTGACGATCCCCCCAGCGGTGTACTGGGAGAGCCTCGAGACGAACTTCATGGGCCCGCTGAGGTTGTGCCAGGCGTTCGTGCCGGGCATGCGTGAGCGCGGCTCCGGCCGTGTGGTGAATGTGAGCAGCGGCGCCGGACAGCTGAGCAGCATGGGCGGATACGCGCCGGCGTACTCGGCCAGCAAAGCCGCCCTGAATGCCCTGACGCGACTGGTGGCGCACGCCGGCGGCCCGGGGGTGCTGGTGAATAGCATGGACCCCGGCTGGGTCCGCACCGACATGGGTGGCCAGGGCGCCCCGCGGAGCGCCGGGCAGGGGGCCGACACTGCCGTTTGGCTCGCCACCCTGCCGCCCGGTGGACCCACCGGCGGATTCTTTCGTGACCGGCAGCGGGTGCCCTGGTAG
- a CDS encoding alpha/beta fold hydrolase translates to MTHQAWTHHEAVINHVRLHYVQAGPEDGPLVVLLHGFPEFWYSWRHQLPALAAAGFRVVAPDLRGYNRSEKPPGVAAYRLRQLVADVRALIVHLGSPTAALVGHDWGGVIAWAAAMRHPEVVSRLAILNAPHPGAYRRELRRNPAQWRRSWYVLAVQLPVVPDALGRLLRVRIGALLRRSSVRPDAFTDEDVRAYIHALGQPGALTASLNYYRALLRFPGDMPLMPIPARTLVIWGAQDVALVPQLSEGLDRWVPHVQVERLPQASHWVQHDAPEVVSRLLIDFLT, encoded by the coding sequence ATGACGCATCAGGCCTGGACCCACCACGAGGCGGTCATCAACCACGTGCGGCTGCACTACGTGCAGGCCGGTCCTGAAGACGGGCCGCTGGTGGTGCTGCTTCACGGCTTCCCGGAGTTCTGGTACAGCTGGCGTCACCAGCTGCCCGCGCTGGCAGCGGCGGGATTCCGGGTGGTGGCGCCGGACCTGCGCGGCTACAACCGCTCGGAGAAGCCGCCTGGGGTGGCCGCCTACCGGCTGCGTCAGCTGGTCGCGGATGTGCGGGCGTTGATCGTCCACCTCGGGTCCCCGACCGCCGCGCTGGTGGGCCACGACTGGGGCGGGGTGATTGCCTGGGCCGCGGCCATGCGGCATCCGGAGGTGGTGTCGCGGCTGGCGATCCTGAACGCCCCACACCCTGGCGCGTATCGCCGGGAGTTGCGGCGCAATCCGGCGCAGTGGCGCCGATCATGGTACGTGCTGGCCGTTCAGCTGCCCGTGGTGCCGGACGCGCTGGGCCGGCTGCTGCGCGTCCGGATCGGCGCGCTGCTGCGCCGCAGCTCGGTCCGCCCGGACGCCTTCACCGACGAGGATGTCCGGGCCTATATCCACGCGCTTGGTCAGCCGGGCGCCCTCACGGCCAGCCTCAACTACTACCGCGCGCTGCTGCGCTTTCCTGGGGACATGCCGCTGATGCCCATTCCAGCCCGCACCCTGGTGATCTGGGGCGCGCAGGATGTGGCGCTGGTGCCGCAGCTGAGCGAGGGCCTGGACCGCTGGGTACCGCACGTGCAGGTGGAGCGGCTGCCTCAGGCGAGCCACTGGGTCCAGCACGACGCACCAGAGGTGGTCAGTCGGCTGCTGATCGACTTCCTCACCTGA
- a CDS encoding AAA family ATPase: MVTLHLIVGLPCAGKTTYAKRLEQEQSAMRFTLDEWHIRLFGHDFTLDTVHPEHDARHQLIEALLWDVAARALQLGTNVILDYGLWGRSERDAYRARASALNAACKVHFLNAPEAVLLSRLEERNAQRPEGTFQIPASTLRGWMRVFQAPTEDELS; the protein is encoded by the coding sequence ATGGTGACCTTGCACCTGATTGTCGGTCTGCCCTGTGCCGGCAAGACCACCTACGCAAAAAGACTGGAACAGGAGCAGTCCGCCATGCGGTTCACGTTGGACGAATGGCATATTCGCCTGTTCGGGCATGATTTCACCCTGGATACGGTGCACCCGGAGCACGACGCGCGGCATCAGCTGATCGAAGCGCTGTTGTGGGACGTGGCGGCGAGGGCGCTGCAACTCGGCACGAACGTGATTCTCGATTACGGCCTCTGGGGCCGAAGCGAACGCGACGCCTACCGGGCCCGGGCCTCGGCGCTGAACGCGGCATGCAAGGTGCACTTTCTGAACGCCCCTGAAGCGGTGCTGCTGTCCCGACTGGAGGAGCGAAATGCGCAGCGGCCGGAGGGCACCTTCCAGATTCCTGCCTCGACACTGCGCGGGTGGATGCGGGTCTTCCAGGCCCCGACCGAAGACGAACTGAGCTGA
- a CDS encoding MerR family transcriptional regulator, with product MTLMTIQDAARRSGLSEPTVRYYEDIGLIGPVAREARSGHRRYGEQDLDTLQVLACLRAMGMRIEDMRTYQANRLLGPPASGEQRDLLLRHAQRVETEITTLRVHLEYLRAKAQLWDARARDDAADEAEAAARVQAMLPSLQAVVR from the coding sequence ATGACCCTCATGACGATTCAGGACGCGGCGCGGCGCAGTGGGCTGAGCGAGCCGACCGTGCGCTATTACGAAGACATCGGGCTGATCGGGCCCGTCGCCCGTGAAGCCAGGAGCGGACACCGGCGCTACGGCGAACAGGATCTCGACACCCTGCAGGTGCTGGCCTGCCTGCGCGCCATGGGCATGCGCATCGAGGACATGCGCACCTACCAGGCCAACCGCCTGCTCGGACCGCCCGCGTCTGGTGAGCAGCGCGACCTGCTGCTGCGCCACGCGCAGCGCGTCGAGACCGAGATCACCACGCTGCGCGTGCACCTGGAGTACCTGCGGGCCAAGGCGCAGCTGTGGGACGCACGTGCCCGTGATGATGCCGCTGATGAGGCTGAAGCGGCAGCGCGCGTCCAAGCGATGCTCCCGAGTCTGCAGGCGGTGGTGCGGTGA
- a CDS encoding NAD-dependent epimerase/dehydratase family protein — translation MSPVLVTGASGYLATRLIADLLLGGAEVRATVRSAEAGARVREAMRRAGAHHAGLDLVVARLDADEGWSKAVSGVDSIYHLASPMVQDANPEEVVRPARDGTLRVLRAARGSAVRRVVMTSSFAAIGYSPKPVRDYTEADWTDPDTPGLAPYPQSKVVAERAAWDFIEREGTGLELVVINPTWVAGPTLTTQVRSSLQFFAAMLDGTMAAVPRQRFGIADVRDVAALHITAMAAPHAAGKRYLALADGPTITFLDVARVLRDRLGPLGQRVPTEQVPGDDPPPLVIHNDRAKRELGFRPRSAETTIIETAESLRDLGLLHSHG, via the coding sequence GTGAGCCCGGTCCTGGTCACGGGCGCATCCGGGTACCTCGCCACACGGTTGATCGCGGACCTGCTGCTGGGCGGGGCCGAAGTGCGCGCCACGGTCCGGTCTGCCGAGGCCGGAGCCCGCGTACGCGAGGCCATGCGCCGTGCGGGTGCGCACCACGCGGGCCTTGACCTGGTCGTCGCGCGCCTGGACGCGGATGAGGGCTGGTCCAAGGCGGTGTCCGGCGTCGACAGCATCTATCACCTGGCCTCTCCGATGGTTCAGGACGCGAACCCGGAAGAGGTGGTGAGACCGGCGCGCGATGGCACCCTCCGCGTCCTGCGCGCCGCACGCGGCAGCGCCGTGCGGCGCGTCGTCATGACCTCGTCTTTTGCGGCCATCGGGTACTCCCCCAAACCCGTCCGTGACTACACCGAGGCCGACTGGACGGACCCGGATACCCCTGGGCTGGCCCCCTACCCGCAGTCGAAGGTGGTGGCGGAGCGTGCCGCCTGGGACTTTATTGAGCGCGAGGGGACGGGCCTGGAGTTGGTGGTCATCAATCCAACGTGGGTCGCCGGACCGACCCTGACCACGCAGGTGCGGTCATCGCTGCAGTTCTTTGCGGCGATGCTGGACGGGACGATGGCCGCTGTGCCGCGGCAGCGCTTCGGCATTGCGGACGTGCGGGACGTGGCCGCCTTGCACATCACGGCGATGGCCGCGCCGCACGCCGCTGGGAAGCGCTACCTGGCGCTTGCCGATGGGCCGACGATCACCTTTCTCGACGTCGCCCGGGTCCTGCGTGACCGTCTGGGGCCGCTCGGACAGCGGGTGCCTACGGAGCAGGTGCCCGGCGACGACCCGCCCCCGCTGGTCATCCACAACGACCGCGCGAAGCGGGAACTCGGCTTCCGACCCCGTTCCGCTGAAACCACCATCATCGAGACGGCCGAGAGCTTACGTGACCTCGGCCTGCTGCACAGCCACGGCTAA
- a CDS encoding DUF418 domain-containing protein — MTIIPSVLPPAGSTRGGPRILLLDVLRGVSLLGIAGLNAPVVLHLRVTATDPEALMLVHWSDVLLRDHFFPLFSLLFGVTFALLMIRAGRAGESALPLLLRRFGLLALFGLLHRLLQPGEVLLPYAICGLLLLPFRHVRVPLLLGLAALLVLAALWTSPVLLTPAMVLLGVAFGRLEVFSARWPVRPVLHRVVPPLTLLTLALTVAVHVLLGHPRRLLVVAGYDLDVVTLNGLVSAAALMTGLWLLLIRRPALPQALRPLALLGRMSLSNYVLQTLVFVALAVVGWRDGPYRLVVPACLLAYAANFALSTWWLARRPVGPLEWLWRWGSTLRRPS, encoded by the coding sequence GTGACGATCATCCCCTCGGTGCTCCCGCCCGCCGGCTCCACGCGGGGAGGCCCGCGTATTCTGCTGCTGGACGTGCTGCGGGGCGTGTCGCTGCTGGGGATCGCCGGGCTGAATGCGCCCGTCGTCCTCCACCTGCGCGTCACGGCCACGGACCCCGAAGCCCTGATGTTGGTGCACTGGTCGGACGTGCTGCTGCGGGATCATTTCTTTCCGCTCTTCTCGTTGCTGTTCGGCGTGACCTTCGCCCTGCTGATGATCCGTGCTGGCCGCGCCGGTGAATCGGCCCTGCCGCTGCTGCTCCGCCGCTTCGGCCTGCTCGCGCTCTTCGGGCTGCTGCACCGCCTGCTGCAACCGGGGGAGGTACTGCTGCCGTACGCGATCTGCGGCCTGCTGCTGCTGCCGTTCCGGCACGTCCGCGTTCCGCTGCTGCTCGGCCTGGCCGCCCTGCTGGTGCTGGCTGCCCTGTGGACGAGTCCGGTGCTGCTGACGCCGGCGATGGTCCTGCTGGGTGTGGCGTTCGGACGCCTGGAGGTCTTCTCGGCACGCTGGCCGGTCCGGCCGGTCCTGCACCGCGTGGTTCCTCCGCTGACCCTGCTGACCCTGGCCCTGACCGTGGCCGTTCATGTGCTGCTGGGGCACCCGCGCCGGTTGCTGGTCGTGGCCGGGTATGACCTGGACGTCGTGACCCTGAATGGCCTGGTGAGCGCGGCGGCGTTGATGACCGGGCTGTGGCTGCTGTTGATTCGCCGCCCTGCCCTGCCGCAGGCGCTTCGGCCGCTCGCCCTGCTGGGCCGGATGAGCCTGAGCAACTACGTCCTGCAGACGCTGGTGTTCGTGGCGCTCGCTGTGGTCGGCTGGCGCGATGGCCCGTACCGGCTGGTCGTGCCGGCCTGCCTGCTGGCCTACGCGGCGAACTTCGCGTTGAGCACCTGGTGGCTCGCGCGGCGCCCGGTGGGTCCGCTCGAGTGGCTGTGGCGCTGGGGCAGCACGCTGCGCCGGCCCAGCTGA
- a CDS encoding MSMEG_1061 family FMN-dependent PPOX-type flavoprotein yields the protein MQLDPAHLISTADDLAPLYRPPSVLVKNKVMPCIDADFARIIAHSPLAVLATRGADGLDCSPRGDPGQTVFVEDEQTLILPDRPGNNRIDSLRNILHHPQVALLFLVPGVNEVFRVNGTAQLTRDPALLARFAYKDQWPRALVVITVQEAFLHCARALLRADVWNPAGWVGDRVLPNFAAMLTQQTGVHVSDADLSIEDR from the coding sequence ATGCAGCTCGATCCCGCCCACCTGATCTCCACGGCCGACGATCTGGCCCCGCTTTATCGCCCGCCCAGCGTCCTGGTCAAAAACAAGGTGATGCCCTGCATTGATGCCGACTTCGCGCGCATCATCGCGCACTCCCCCCTGGCGGTACTGGCGACCCGTGGCGCAGATGGCCTCGATTGCTCACCGCGCGGCGATCCCGGCCAGACCGTGTTCGTGGAGGACGAACAGACGCTGATCCTGCCGGACCGCCCCGGCAACAACCGGATCGACAGCCTGCGCAACATCCTGCACCATCCGCAGGTGGCCCTGCTGTTCCTGGTCCCCGGCGTGAACGAGGTGTTCCGGGTGAACGGCACCGCGCAGCTGACCCGCGACCCGGCGCTCCTGGCGCGCTTCGCCTACAAAGACCAGTGGCCGCGCGCGCTGGTGGTGATCACGGTGCAGGAGGCGTTCCTGCACTGCGCGCGGGCGCTGCTCCGCGCCGACGTGTGGAATCCGGCAGGCTGGGTGGGCGACCGGGTGCTGCCGAATTTTGCGGCCATGCTGACGCAGCAGACTGGCGTTCACGTGAGCGACGCCGATCTCTCGATCGAGGACCGCTGA